The Miscanthus floridulus cultivar M001 chromosome 17, ASM1932011v1, whole genome shotgun sequence genome has a window encoding:
- the LOC136518289 gene encoding phospholipase A1-II 7-like gives MTLGSIASRWRELQGADSWSGLLDPLDLDLRTNLITYGELTQATYDGFNQEKRSPHAGACLFGYSDLLASSGAAAAGSYTITKFIYATSALPVPEAFLLLPLPDLLPESWSRESNWMGYVAVATDEGVAALGRRDILVAWRGTMRSLEWVNDFDFTPVSAAPVLGSAAAANPAALVHRGFLSVYRSSNPDSKYNQTSARDQVLAEVSRLMALYKDEVTSITVTGHSLGASLATLNAVDLAANGVNAPPAGSSQPPCPVTAFVFASPRVGDGNFKTAFASFPDLRALHVKNAGDIVPTYPPLGYVDVAVQLPIATGRSPYLKQPGTIATLHNLECYLHGVAGEQGSAGGFRLEVDRDVALTNKGEDALKDQYPVPVEWWVAKNKFMVKGADGHWALQDFEQI, from the exons ATGACGCTCGGAAGCATTGCCAGCCGGTGGCGCGAGCTCCAGGGCGCGGACTCGTGGTCGGGGCTACTGGACCCGCTGGACCTCGACCTGCGAACGAACCTCATCACCTACGGCGAGCTCACGCAGGCCACCTACGATGGGTTCAACCAGGAGAAGCGGTCGCCGCACGCCGGCGCGTGCCTGTTCGGCTACTCTGACCTGCTGGCCAGCTCGGGCGCCGCGGCGGCCGGGAGCTACACCATCACCAAGTTCATCTACGCCACGTCGGCGCTCCCCGTGCCCGAGGCGttcctgctgctgccgctgccggaCCTGCTGCCGGAGTCGTGGAGCAGAGAGTCCAACTGGATGGGGTACGTCGCCGTCGCCACCGACGAGGGCGTCGCCGCGCTGGGCCGCCGCGACATCCTCGTCGCGTGGCGCGGGACCATGCGCAGCCTCGAGTGGGTCAACGACTTCGACTTCACGCCCGTGTCCGCCGCGCCCGTGCtgggatccgccgccgccgccaacccgGCCGCCTTGGTGCACCGCGGGTTCCTCTCCGTGTACAGGTCCAGCAACCCGGACTCCAAGTACAACCAGACCAGCGCCAGAGACCAG GTCCTGGCGGAGGTGAGCAGGCTGATGGCACTGTACAAGGACGAGGTGACGAGCATCACGGTGACCGGGCACAGCCTGGGCGCGTCGCTGGCCACGCTCAACGCCGTGGACCTCGCGGCCAACGGTGTGAACGCGCCGCCGGCGGGGTCCTCGCAGCCGCCGTGCCCCGTGACGGCGTTCGTGTTCGCGAGCCCGCGCGTCGGGGACGGCAACTTCAAGACGGCGTTCGCGTCGTTCCCGGACCTGCGGGCGCTCCACGTGAAGAACGCCGGCGACATCGTGCCGACGTACCCGCCGCTCGGGTACGTGGACGTGGCCGTGCAGCTGCCCATCGCCACGGGGCGGTCGCCGTACCTGAAGCAGCCCGGGACGATCGCGACGCTGCACAACCTCGAGTGCTACCTGCACGGCGTCGCCGGCGAGCAGGGCAGCGCCGGAGGGTTCAGGCTGGAGGTGGACCGCGACGTCGCGCTGACCAACAAGGGGGAGGACGCGCTTAAGGACCAGTACCCGGTGCCCGTGGAGTGGTGGGTCGCCAAGAACAAGTTCATGGTCAAGGGCGCCGACGGCCACTGGGCGCTCCAGGACTTCGAGCAGATCTGA